A genomic region of Sarcophilus harrisii chromosome 6, mSarHar1.11, whole genome shotgun sequence contains the following coding sequences:
- the CHIC2 gene encoding cysteine-rich hydrophobic domain-containing protein 2: MADFDEIYEEEEDEERALEEQLLKYSPDPVVVRGSGHVTVFGLSNKFESEFPSSLTGKVAPEEFKASINRVNSCLKKNLPVNVRWLLCGCLCCCCTLGCSMWPVICLSKRTRRSIEKLLEWENNRLYHKLCLHWRLSKRKCETNNMMEYVILIEFLPKTPIFRPD, translated from the exons ATGGCGGATTTCGACGAGATctacgaggaggaggaggacgaggaacGGGCCCTGGAGGAGCAGCTGCTCAAGTACTCGCCGGACCCCGTAGTGGTGCGCGGCTCCGGGCACGTCACCGT atTTGGACTGAGCAACAAATTTGAATCAGAATTCCCTTCATCACTAACTGGAAAA gtaGCACCTGAAGAATTTAAAGCCAGCATCAACCGAGTTAACAGTTGTCTAAAGAAGAACCTTCCAGTTAATGTCCGTTGGCTACTTTGTGGTTGCCTTTGTTGCTGCTGTACATTAGGTTGCAGTATGTGGCCAGTTATTTGTCTCAGTAAAAGA ACACGAAGATCGATTGAGAAGTTATTAGAATGGGAAAACAATAGGTTATACCACAAG TTGTGCTTGCATTGGAGACTGAGCAAAAGGAAATGTGAAACGAATAACATGATGGAATAT gtcATCCTCATAGAATTTTTACCAAAGACACCGATTTTTCGACCAGATTAG